One Prevotella melaninogenica DNA window includes the following coding sequences:
- a CDS encoding SusC/RagA family TonB-linked outer membrane protein yields the protein MRKKLLMCFAMLFMCISTALAQTKISGTVVAADDNEPVIGATIMVVGTKSGAVTDVDGKFSLTTDVANPQITVGYIGMASQTLKGTTDMKVVLKSSTQTLNEVVVTGLTRTDRRLFTGATDKVDAEKARLSGVADISRSLEGQAAGVSVQNVSGTFGTSPKIRIRGATSIYGSSKPLWVVDGVIMEDAANVGADDLASGNPETLISSAIAGLNADDIESFQILKDGSATSIYGARAMAGVIVVTTKKGKQGQAHISYTGEFTSRLVPSYSNFDILDSKEQMGIYRELADKGWLNFSEVLNGSEYGVYGKMYELINTYNARTGRFALENTTEARNRYLQRAEFRNTNWFKELFSSNIMQSHSISLSGGTQKSNYYASFSALLDPGWYKQSSVNRYTLNVNLTQHLSDKLSLNLIGGAAYRKQRAPGTLGQDVDVVGGEVKRDFDINPYSYASNTSRVLDPSATYVANYAPFNIFNELNNNYIDLNTLDARFQLELKYKPIQGLELSVLGAFKYMASTQEHFVKDNSNQALAYRAMSNGIIRDANKYLYKDPNNPYVLPMTVLPYGGLYHKGDNRMSDYDIRATANYSHTFADKHIVNLFGGMELKSIERQRNAFEGAGLRYDAGMVPFYIYQYFKRALESGNTYYTINPTNSRSVAFYGNTTYSYQGRYVFNGTLRYEGSNQMGRNSSARWMPTWNVSGAWNVHEENWFNKLSPLNKLTLRASYSLTGTPPDASYSNSTAIITASTPFRLFAEDQEPQLELSELANSTLTYEKKNELNLGFDASLWNNRLGITFDYYTRRNFDEIGPMVTAGLGGEIIRAANVAEMNSNGLELSISSVNIKKKNFSWTTNFIYSYATTEITKLFNQGNVMSLVSGNGFAKKGYPARALFSIPFMGLNSEGMPMVLNEKGQVTTDDINFQERTKTDFLKYEGPTDPPHTGSLGNMFTYRGFRLNVFFTYAFGNVVRLDPKFRARYNDLVSMTNAFKNRWMAAGEEKETNVPGILSKSQYMANTNVRLGYNAYNYSDARIAKGDFIRLKEISLGYDFPAQMFQSSMIKNVSLKLQATNLFLLYADKRLNGQDPEFYNVGGVASPMPKQFTLTVKLGL from the coding sequence ATGAGAAAAAAGTTACTTATGTGTTTTGCCATGCTGTTTATGTGCATAAGCACGGCATTGGCACAAACTAAAATTTCGGGTACTGTAGTGGCTGCCGACGATAACGAACCCGTTATCGGTGCTACCATTATGGTAGTGGGCACCAAGTCGGGTGCAGTAACCGATGTTGATGGTAAGTTCTCGCTTACCACTGACGTCGCTAATCCTCAGATTACTGTGGGCTACATCGGTATGGCATCGCAGACACTGAAGGGTACTACCGACATGAAGGTGGTGCTAAAGTCAAGCACTCAGACACTGAACGAGGTTGTTGTGACGGGTCTTACCCGCACCGACCGCCGTTTGTTTACGGGTGCTACCGACAAGGTTGATGCTGAGAAGGCACGCCTGAGTGGTGTGGCAGATATCAGCCGTTCGCTTGAAGGTCAGGCAGCGGGTGTGTCTGTGCAGAACGTCAGTGGAACCTTCGGTACGTCACCAAAGATTCGCATTCGTGGTGCCACCTCTATCTATGGTAGCAGTAAGCCACTTTGGGTTGTCGATGGTGTCATCATGGAAGACGCAGCCAATGTCGGTGCCGACGACTTGGCATCAGGTAATCCAGAGACCCTTATCTCTTCTGCGATAGCTGGTCTTAATGCCGACGACATCGAGAGTTTCCAGATTTTGAAGGACGGTTCAGCCACTTCTATCTATGGTGCGCGCGCGATGGCAGGTGTGATTGTCGTTACTACGAAGAAAGGAAAGCAAGGACAGGCACACATCAGTTATACTGGTGAGTTCACCTCTCGTCTCGTTCCCTCTTATAGCAACTTCGATATCCTCGATTCAAAGGAGCAGATGGGTATCTACAGAGAGTTAGCAGATAAAGGATGGTTGAACTTCTCTGAGGTACTCAATGGTAGCGAGTATGGTGTATATGGAAAGATGTACGAGCTGATTAACACGTATAATGCACGTACAGGGCGTTTTGCTTTAGAGAACACCACAGAGGCTCGCAACCGCTATCTACAGCGTGCAGAGTTCCGCAATACCAACTGGTTTAAGGAGTTGTTCTCATCTAACATTATGCAAAGCCACTCTATCAGCTTGAGCGGTGGTACACAGAAGTCAAACTACTATGCATCGTTCAGTGCGTTGTTAGACCCAGGATGGTATAAGCAGAGTAGCGTAAACCGTTATACGCTCAATGTGAACCTCACACAGCATTTGTCAGACAAGCTGTCGTTGAACCTCATTGGTGGTGCCGCTTATCGTAAGCAGCGTGCGCCAGGAACACTTGGTCAGGACGTTGACGTCGTAGGTGGTGAGGTGAAGCGTGACTTCGATATCAACCCATATTCCTACGCAAGTAACACCTCACGTGTACTTGATCCGTCAGCAACCTACGTAGCGAATTATGCACCATTCAACATCTTCAATGAGTTGAATAACAACTATATCGACCTCAACACCCTCGATGCTCGTTTCCAATTGGAATTGAAGTATAAGCCTATCCAAGGTCTGGAGCTGTCAGTCTTGGGTGCATTTAAGTATATGGCTTCAACACAGGAGCATTTTGTGAAGGATAATTCAAATCAGGCATTGGCTTATCGTGCGATGTCAAACGGAATTATCCGCGATGCCAACAAGTATCTTTATAAGGACCCTAATAACCCTTACGTATTGCCAATGACCGTATTGCCATATGGTGGTTTGTATCATAAGGGCGACAACCGCATGAGCGATTATGATATTCGTGCAACGGCAAACTATAGTCACACCTTTGCCGACAAGCATATCGTAAACCTCTTTGGTGGTATGGAATTGAAGAGCATCGAACGTCAGCGTAATGCCTTCGAGGGTGCTGGTCTGCGTTATGATGCAGGTATGGTACCGTTCTATATCTATCAGTATTTCAAGCGAGCATTGGAGTCGGGCAATACCTATTATACTATTAACCCAACCAACTCACGCAGTGTAGCCTTCTATGGTAACACTACTTACAGCTATCAGGGTCGTTACGTCTTTAATGGTACACTTCGTTATGAAGGTTCAAACCAGATGGGTCGTAACTCAAGCGCACGCTGGATGCCTACATGGAACGTGTCTGGTGCATGGAACGTACATGAGGAGAACTGGTTTAACAAGCTCTCTCCATTAAACAAACTTACCCTGCGTGCCTCTTACAGTCTTACGGGTACACCTCCAGATGCGTCTTATAGTAACTCAACCGCTATCATCACCGCTTCAACTCCTTTCCGTCTCTTTGCAGAAGATCAGGAGCCACAGCTTGAATTGAGCGAGTTGGCAAACTCAACCCTTACTTATGAGAAGAAGAACGAGTTGAATCTTGGCTTCGATGCCTCACTGTGGAACAACCGTTTGGGTATCACCTTCGACTACTATACACGTAGAAACTTCGACGAGATTGGTCCGATGGTAACAGCAGGTTTGGGTGGTGAGATTATCCGTGCTGCCAACGTTGCCGAGATGAATTCTAATGGTCTTGAGTTGAGTATCTCTTCTGTTAACATTAAGAAGAAGAACTTCTCTTGGACAACTAACTTCATCTACTCTTACGCAACGACCGAGATAACAAAGCTTTTCAATCAAGGTAACGTGATGAGTCTTGTGAGTGGTAACGGTTTTGCGAAGAAGGGTTATCCTGCTCGTGCCTTGTTCTCAATCCCATTCATGGGCTTGAATAGCGAGGGTATGCCAATGGTACTCAACGAGAAAGGTCAGGTGACAACCGACGATATCAACTTCCAAGAGCGTACAAAGACCGACTTCTTGAAGTATGAAGGTCCTACCGACCCACCACATACAGGTTCGCTTGGCAATATGTTTACCTATCGTGGTTTCCGTCTGAACGTGTTCTTCACTTATGCCTTCGGTAATGTAGTACGCCTTGATCCTAAGTTCCGTGCACGTTATAACGATCTCGTTTCAATGACCAACGCATTCAAGAACCGTTGGATGGCAGCAGGTGAGGAGAAAGAAACCAACGTTCCGGGTATCCTTTCAAAGAGCCAGTATATGGCAAACACCAATGTTCGCTTGGGTTACAACGCTTACAACTACAGCGATGCACGTATTGCAAAGGGCGACTTCATCCGCCTCAAAGAGATTTCTTTAGGCTATGACTTCCCTGCGCAGATGTTCCAGAGCAGCATGATCAAGAACGTATCGTTGAAGCTTCAAGCTACCAACCTCTTCCTTCTCTATGCTGACAAGCGACTCAATGGTCAGGACCCAGAGTTCTATAATGTGGGTGGTGTTGCATCGCCTATGCCAAAACAATTTACGCTAACAGTAAAACTTGGACTTTAA
- a CDS encoding RagB/SusD family nutrient uptake outer membrane protein — protein sequence MKVKKYIIYLPVAAISLALTSCNDFLNKYPDSRMDLKNPTEVSQLLVSAYPQAHPAYLTEMYSDNTDEQLHSTWSAFDRFQEQAYQWKDIDDVSNTETPYQLWSAHYAAISACNEAIEYIERTVKDAQSEEDYRAQLGEALLCRAFSMFQLSTVFCQAYEKTTAAKELGLPYPTEPEKVVGRLIERGTLAELYQKIEADMLKGIALVGTKYAKPKFHFTKQAAYAFATRFYLYAQQYDKAVKYADMVLGNQPADILRNWAEWNRLGPSGNVQPNAFVNASNNANIMLLPVPSQWGVISIPIQAGSKYAHGELISKNETLQAPGPWGDSGSSLNYTVLYNNGVSKYCLRKIPYVPKVIDATAEIGVPYGEYAVFSTDITLLERAEAYALLGQYDKALKDINTELTVFSKNRKQLTLADIQDFYGSMAYYTPTKPTPKKKLNPLFTVEATTQEPLLQCLLQLKRLVTIHEGFRLQDVKRYGITMYRRKVDVQSNVTAVTDSMKVGDPRLAIQLPQDVITAGVKPNPRNN from the coding sequence ATGAAAGTCAAAAAATATATTATATACTTGCCAGTGGCTGCGATTTCGCTTGCACTTACATCGTGTAACGATTTCCTTAACAAGTATCCAGACAGTCGCATGGACCTCAAGAACCCTACGGAGGTGAGCCAGTTGTTGGTGAGTGCTTATCCACAGGCGCACCCAGCTTACCTCACTGAGATGTATTCGGACAATACTGACGAGCAGTTGCATAGTACTTGGAGTGCGTTCGACCGTTTCCAAGAGCAGGCTTATCAGTGGAAAGATATTGACGATGTGAGCAATACCGAGACACCTTATCAGCTCTGGTCAGCGCATTATGCAGCTATATCAGCTTGTAATGAGGCAATTGAATACATTGAGCGTACTGTCAAGGATGCGCAGTCAGAGGAAGACTATCGTGCACAGTTGGGCGAGGCTTTGCTTTGTAGAGCGTTCTCAATGTTTCAGTTGTCAACCGTCTTCTGTCAGGCTTACGAAAAGACTACGGCTGCCAAAGAGTTGGGTTTGCCTTATCCAACAGAGCCAGAGAAGGTTGTTGGTAGATTGATAGAGCGTGGTACATTAGCTGAGCTTTATCAGAAGATTGAGGCAGATATGTTGAAGGGTATTGCCCTTGTCGGTACAAAGTATGCAAAGCCAAAGTTCCACTTCACCAAGCAGGCGGCTTATGCTTTCGCAACTCGCTTCTATCTCTATGCACAGCAGTATGACAAGGCTGTGAAGTATGCTGATATGGTATTGGGCAATCAGCCAGCAGACATTCTCCGCAACTGGGCAGAATGGAACCGCTTGGGTCCAAGTGGTAACGTACAGCCAAACGCCTTTGTGAATGCAAGTAACAATGCGAACATCATGTTGTTGCCAGTTCCTTCACAGTGGGGTGTTATCAGTATTCCTATTCAGGCTGGTAGCAAGTATGCACATGGCGAATTGATTAGCAAGAACGAAACTCTGCAGGCTCCGGGTCCATGGGGTGACAGCGGTTCAAGTTTGAACTATACCGTTCTATATAATAATGGTGTATCAAAGTATTGCTTGCGCAAAATCCCTTACGTTCCTAAGGTCATCGACGCAACTGCGGAGATTGGAGTACCTTACGGAGAGTATGCAGTGTTCAGCACAGACATCACCTTGCTTGAGCGTGCAGAGGCTTATGCCCTCTTAGGTCAATATGACAAGGCTTTGAAGGACATCAACACCGAGTTGACTGTCTTCTCAAAGAATAGAAAGCAACTCACACTTGCAGACATTCAAGACTTCTATGGTTCAATGGCTTATTACACACCAACAAAGCCAACACCAAAGAAGAAACTCAATCCATTGTTCACTGTTGAGGCAACCACACAGGAACCTCTCTTGCAGTGTCTCTTACAGTTGAAGCGATTAGTTACCATCCATGAGGGTTTCCGTCTGCAGGATGTTAAGCGTTATGGTATAACAATGTATCGTAGAAAGGTTGATGTGCAGTCAAACGTTACTGCCGTAACCGACTCTATGAAGGTTGGCGACCCACGTTTGGCTATTCAGTTGCCACAGGACGTCATCACAGCAGGTGTGAAACCTAATCCACGTAATAATTAA
- a CDS encoding zinc-binding metallopeptidase, whose translation MKKYLYLVAIALVSCGAILSSCSDDKISGDSIFSTKAVERNAFDQWLYKNYTMPYNIDFQYRLKTEETEQAYNFVPADSAKTVKLAILTKYMWFDAYAETVGLDFIKENAPRIILVTGTPGYTRYRTEVVGSAEGGYKVRLGKVNALTDDQLKDYGSMNNYYFHTMHHEFMHILNQKKPYDESYDNISRSDYVSGNWTSIPDKKAQSMGFVSAYSMENPAEDIAELYSIYVTSTPEDWATIMKNAGNKGGTIINKKLKIIREYMSNSWNVDIELLRNAILRRGGKIGTLDLNTLN comes from the coding sequence ATGAAAAAGTATTTATATTTGGTTGCAATCGCTCTTGTCAGCTGTGGCGCAATCTTGTCTTCATGTAGTGATGACAAGATAAGCGGTGACTCTATCTTCTCTACAAAGGCTGTGGAGCGCAATGCCTTCGACCAGTGGTTGTATAAGAACTACACCATGCCTTATAATATAGACTTCCAATATCGTCTGAAAACAGAGGAGACCGAGCAGGCTTATAACTTTGTTCCTGCCGACTCTGCAAAGACGGTGAAGTTAGCAATCCTCACAAAGTATATGTGGTTTGATGCTTATGCAGAGACCGTCGGACTTGACTTCATCAAGGAGAATGCCCCACGTATCATCTTAGTGACTGGTACTCCGGGTTACACACGTTATCGCACGGAGGTAGTTGGTAGTGCTGAGGGTGGTTATAAGGTAAGATTAGGTAAGGTAAATGCCCTTACCGATGACCAGCTGAAGGACTATGGTAGTATGAATAACTACTATTTCCACACGATGCACCATGAGTTCATGCACATTCTTAATCAGAAGAAGCCTTACGATGAGTCGTATGATAACATCTCACGCTCTGACTACGTAAGTGGTAACTGGACTTCTATTCCTGACAAGAAGGCGCAGAGCATGGGCTTCGTTTCGGCTTACTCTATGGAGAATCCTGCTGAGGATATTGCCGAACTTTACTCTATCTACGTGACCAGTACGCCAGAGGATTGGGCTACAATCATGAAGAATGCGGGTAACAAGGGCGGTACGATTATCAACAAAAAGCTGAAGATTATTCGCGAGTACATGAGCAATTCATGGAATGTTGACATCGAACTGCTGCGCAATGCGATCCTCAGAAGAGGTGGAAAGATTGGTACACTCGATTTGAACACGCTCAACTAA
- a CDS encoding DUF4302 domain-containing protein, with protein sequence MKKVYLLFMAIVLTLSLQSCLHDDKTTFDLPAAERIEKKVADYKALLESSEEGWVMQYYTGKNYSYGGYTLLLKFKNGHVTAMGDVKDVEAKATSGYDVVKDLGPTLSFNEYNAVIHPLAETWLGSPDGAQGDYEFSILRATNDSIFLKGRKWHNEMVLTRLPKGTNWEEYMLGLVTVMGGMNVETYDFVLGNDTLGQGTLTQEVRRLTVTLGDKKWEMPYCTTNTGIVLREPIVIGNKKYQHFTWNDADHSLTQDDLKIIQFLPKSHKNIDFWIGEWQLKTNLRKRIKLTLEMGSVANTLKGKLNINNINYEILLTYDPATGHLELPGQPVTDPTYKYPAGIVMIPASQKEGKLFGEGKGSLFFTWDEDMQRAKAEDSGQITGHAVDSFFGVAYGEDLQPVTDAQGNYVFAFTLPNIQYMTKIN encoded by the coding sequence ATGAAAAAGGTATATTTACTATTCATGGCTATCGTACTGACACTTTCTTTGCAATCGTGTCTACATGACGATAAGACCACTTTCGACCTCCCTGCGGCTGAGCGAATTGAGAAGAAGGTTGCTGACTATAAGGCACTTTTAGAGTCGTCAGAGGAAGGTTGGGTAATGCAGTATTATACGGGAAAGAACTATAGCTACGGTGGTTATACGCTGTTGCTGAAGTTCAAGAATGGTCATGTTACCGCTATGGGTGACGTGAAGGATGTTGAAGCAAAGGCTACTTCGGGCTACGATGTAGTGAAAGACTTGGGTCCTACCTTGTCGTTCAATGAGTATAACGCAGTGATTCACCCATTGGCTGAGACTTGGTTGGGTAGTCCTGATGGTGCGCAGGGCGACTATGAGTTCTCTATCCTCCGTGCAACCAACGACAGCATCTTCCTGAAAGGACGTAAGTGGCACAATGAGATGGTGCTTACTCGTCTGCCAAAGGGTACTAACTGGGAGGAGTATATGCTCGGTCTTGTGACTGTGATGGGGGGTATGAATGTCGAGACCTACGACTTCGTTTTGGGTAATGACACCTTAGGACAGGGAACACTCACGCAGGAGGTTAGACGTCTTACTGTTACCTTGGGCGATAAGAAGTGGGAGATGCCTTATTGTACGACCAATACAGGTATCGTTCTTCGTGAACCTATCGTCATCGGTAACAAGAAGTATCAGCACTTTACATGGAATGATGCCGACCACTCGCTGACACAAGACGACCTTAAAATCATTCAGTTCTTGCCTAAGAGTCATAAGAATATCGACTTCTGGATTGGTGAATGGCAACTCAAGACGAACCTGCGTAAGCGTATCAAGCTTACCTTGGAGATGGGTTCTGTGGCAAATACGCTGAAGGGTAAGTTGAATATTAATAATATCAACTATGAGATTCTCTTGACTTACGACCCTGCTACGGGCCACCTCGAGCTTCCTGGACAGCCAGTGACCGACCCTACTTATAAGTATCCTGCGGGTATCGTAATGATTCCAGCATCGCAGAAGGAGGGCAAACTCTTCGGTGAAGGAAAGGGTAGCTTGTTCTTCACATGGGATGAAGATATGCAGCGTGCTAAGGCTGAAGACAGTGGTCAGATTACAGGACATGCTGTAGACTCCTTCTTCGGTGTGGCTTATGGCGAAGATCTCCAGCCTGTCACCGATGCTCAAGGCAACTACGTATTTGCCTTCACATTGCCAAATATCCAGTACATGACGAAAATTAATTAA
- a CDS encoding BACON domain-containing protein — MKKYISIFMLVAAAVLGTACSNDNNELPEYAAGLKVVKAQTAFNVIGGTNEVKMASEPAQAYAQDAWLTVTKKAETLMLTAATNTSPQSRNTLLVIKNLQGDSITLNVQQEGVTFGLPAGEDIFTDDKAIQKTLIATANVPVTYVTTGDWITVEQKGNEVGVKVAENTTGKARVGWVIAKAVGLVDSLKVVQASLADFVGEYKQTAKMRNADRTLSKKTSDVRIEAAAGTNKANFIVDNKYTWAVDFIPGKGFKMTNGKVVAKNEVQTGVYEYLISVIVADDFSKEHETAINGTQESILLAIDDAGNLVFKEAQKLASEQTFSSYGWNRFSDSKPVMGAYRGIGEVYVQPKLTRK, encoded by the coding sequence ATGAAGAAGTATATTTCAATATTCATGCTCGTTGCAGCTGCCGTTCTTGGGACGGCATGCAGCAACGATAATAACGAACTGCCTGAGTATGCTGCGGGATTGAAGGTCGTAAAGGCGCAGACGGCGTTCAACGTGATTGGTGGTACGAATGAGGTGAAGATGGCTTCTGAACCTGCTCAAGCTTATGCGCAGGATGCGTGGCTGACGGTTACGAAGAAAGCTGAGACACTTATGTTGACTGCAGCGACAAATACCAGCCCACAGTCGCGTAACACGCTCCTCGTTATTAAGAACCTTCAGGGCGACTCTATCACCCTTAACGTTCAGCAGGAGGGTGTCACCTTCGGTCTGCCTGCTGGTGAGGATATCTTCACCGATGACAAGGCTATTCAGAAGACGCTCATCGCTACGGCTAACGTTCCTGTCACCTATGTTACTACGGGCGACTGGATTACCGTTGAGCAGAAAGGTAACGAAGTAGGCGTAAAGGTGGCTGAGAACACAACGGGTAAGGCACGTGTAGGCTGGGTTATCGCTAAGGCTGTGGGCTTAGTTGACTCGTTGAAGGTGGTTCAGGCTTCATTGGCAGACTTCGTTGGCGAATACAAGCAGACAGCAAAGATGCGTAATGCTGACCGTACTTTGTCTAAGAAGACTTCTGACGTGCGTATCGAGGCTGCAGCTGGTACCAACAAGGCTAACTTCATCGTTGATAACAAATACACGTGGGCAGTAGACTTCATTCCTGGTAAGGGTTTCAAGATGACCAATGGTAAGGTCGTTGCTAAGAACGAGGTGCAGACTGGTGTTTACGAATACCTTATCTCTGTCATCGTTGCCGACGACTTCAGTAAGGAGCATGAGACAGCCATCAATGGTACGCAGGAGAGCATCCTCTTAGCGATTGACGATGCTGGCAACCTCGTCTTCAAGGAAGCACAGAAACTTGCCTCTGAGCAGACCTTCTCCTCTTACGGCTGGAACCGTTTCTCCGATTCTAAACCAGTCATGGGTGCCTACCGTGGTATCGGTGAGGTCTATGTGCAGCCAAAACTTACGCGGAAGTAG
- a CDS encoding Fic family protein, which translates to MKHQYIWQNTDLRKMTWQDNALSSLISEVSLRRGSLLGRLSMFGFKEQGESMLDSLTEEIIHSSEIEGESLNRDSVRSSVARQLGLAHDGLPKTDHYIEGVVQVMLDATQHFQESLTKERLFGWHSALFPTGYSGIYKITVGDWRKGKEAMQVVSGAMGRQKVHYEAPPSSDVPRLMRQLLAWIDDATLGIDPLIKAAVAHLWFVTIHPFDDGNGRLCRTVTEMLLSRADNTSQRYYSLSSEILNHRKDYYTQLEKAQHGGLDITEWIVWFLETLRKALDTALEKTEGIIRKVRFWDEYKDLQLNDRQRKVLNMLLDGFEGKLTSSKWYKINHCSQDTATRDLNDLVKKNILKKSSEGGRSTAYEMLI; encoded by the coding sequence ATGAAGCATCAATATATATGGCAGAATACTGATTTGCGTAAGATGACATGGCAAGACAACGCCCTTAGTTCACTTATCTCCGAGGTAAGTCTTCGGCGAGGAAGCTTACTCGGTAGACTTTCTATGTTCGGATTTAAAGAGCAGGGAGAGTCTATGCTGGACTCGCTAACGGAAGAGATTATTCATTCATCTGAGATAGAAGGAGAAAGCCTTAATAGAGATAGTGTACGTTCGTCTGTCGCTCGGCAGTTAGGTCTCGCACATGATGGTTTGCCCAAAACTGACCATTATATCGAGGGTGTTGTACAAGTGATGCTCGATGCTACCCAGCATTTCCAAGAATCACTTACCAAAGAGAGACTCTTTGGCTGGCATTCTGCCCTATTCCCAACAGGATATAGTGGAATATATAAGATTACTGTGGGCGATTGGCGAAAAGGTAAAGAGGCGATGCAGGTAGTGTCGGGAGCTATGGGGCGACAGAAAGTGCATTATGAAGCGCCACCAAGTAGTGATGTGCCACGGCTGATGAGACAGCTATTGGCATGGATTGACGACGCAACACTTGGTATTGACCCATTAATAAAGGCGGCAGTAGCCCACCTCTGGTTTGTCACGATTCACCCTTTCGACGATGGTAACGGACGACTCTGCCGTACGGTAACTGAGATGTTACTATCAAGGGCTGACAATACCTCACAAAGATATTACAGCCTTTCGTCTGAGATTCTCAATCATCGAAAAGACTACTATACACAATTAGAGAAGGCACAACACGGCGGATTAGACATCACAGAATGGATTGTATGGTTCCTTGAAACACTCCGTAAGGCTTTAGATACTGCACTTGAAAAGACGGAAGGCATCATCAGAAAGGTGCGCTTTTGGGATGAATATAAGGACCTTCAACTAAACGACCGACAAAGAAAGGTACTCAACATGCTCCTCGATGGTTTTGAAGGGAAGCTGACTTCCTCTAAGTGGTACAAGATAAATCACTGTTCGCAAGATACCGCAACTCGTGACCTCAACGACCTTGTCAAAAAGAATATATTGAAGAAAAGTAGTGAGGGAGGACGTAGCACCGCCTATGAAATGCTGATATAA